Genomic DNA from Trichoderma asperellum chromosome 5, complete sequence:
GTCAACGGAGACCTCACCGGCATTGCCTAACATGGACTTAATATGGGCGACAGGGAAAACGGCTTGAGACCACATGTACTTGTACTACTGCGAAGTCCTTGGGCGGCATTTCTGCGTACAGCGGCAGCCGAGGGCTCcgcggcggccaaggcgCTAGGTGCAGTCGCTTGTAAAAAGTACTAGCAGTGCTAGCACCCTGGTGAACCGGCTTGCCGACTTTTTTAGACAGCTGCTCCAATATTTGGTGGGTACGTGGCGGGTTAATTGCACTTGACCGTCCTGACATTCTGCTGTGGGTAAGGCTTGGCAGGTGTCTCTTGGCTTACATACAGGTGCAGTACTACCTTTAGGACTTACTGTAGCGAGAAGACTATGAGTACAGttagtaccttagtagtTGATCAGTGTCTTTGCCCAAACTCCATGTTGCAATAAACAGTGCAGCAGAGAAGTAGGAATCAGGCAGGATTCAAAGCGAGCATAAATGGATAAATGGCCGCTTGTCGGAAATGGTGGCATGAGCATGAATGATACTTTCTGAGTTGCGCTTACCCGTGGTAGGCACCACATAGGTAAGTTCCTTAGGTAGgtagaggcagagaaggaagCAGGGCCATGATGTGATGCCAAGTTAGACGGCAAGCGCTACCAAGAACCTAGAGCTGTACCTTGCCGGTCCATCCTGCACAATAGACTGACAGGTGCCTGTGGATGTATAGAGGCAGTACCGGCAGCACTAGCCACATCTAGGCTTGCATATAAATTAGCATTAGGGTTCTGTTGCAAGAGCTAATCGGCGCAATGCTAGAGGGCTGCATGTGCATGCGTGGTGGCGCTTTCTGGGAGAAGCTGCCTGTGACGACAGGGACCCACACCCAGCGGTGGGCAGCGCTTCTGGGCCTCTCTGGTGGGCGCATCTCATCTTAGGAAGCCCGCCGAGTTAAGCTCTTGGTTCCCGAAAACTTTTCGGCTAGAGCAGTTTGCCCACCAGCGCTAGCACTAGGACAATagttgacgatgatgaactCTGCTGGCTCGCATCCTTTGACGGTGCCAAATAGGCTTTCCATTCATCTCCAGCTCTCTGTTTAGCATTTCTGATGCCGCATATCGGGATGATGGGGGGCGAATTATCTTGAAACTCAAATACTCCTATCCTCAACGGGCGCGGGCTCGACACAGCCAGTGAGAGCCAAAGTACAAGTTGGGGCGTGATAATAATAGCATAGCAGTGTGTCCCTTTCTTCTCGTCTCATTTCTAGATACGaagggaacaaaaaaagaaaacaaaaaaaaaaaaaaaaaaaaaaggctccaaTGGCAGCGTCTCAGCAAGGCTCTGGGGGCCTCACTCCCACAGCACTGAAAAGAATTCTTCCGCCGGCCACGATGTGCTGGCACCACGGCCGGGCTAAGCATCTGATCCTCGTCTGATGGCGTCGAATCGCGCAGTCGGTTTCACCCTGAGCTAGAACGCCGGCCCCAACTAACGCTGTGCCATGGCGTCTGGCCCAGAAAGCCTAAGCCCGCCGGGTCAGGGTGAGAAAAAGCAACGAGGTCTTGGTTCCATCCCCCACATTGCCCGCACCCTGCTGGCCAAACCAGGCCGACGGCTCGCCCCAGttgttatttttaattctgGTGCGTGGGCATCGTGCCATGTGCGTCATGCCTCTTGGGCGAGGAGCCAAGCCTCATCAGGCCGTCACACCCCTAGCCCGAACTGTCCAGTGCCTTTCGCCGGCTCGTACGAAGCATCATCGTCCATCACCAGCCATCACCCGTCTCGCCCCCTCTCCACTGCGGTGCCGGCCGGAAGCCCTGCTCAGTTCggttctgctctgctctgccctGCTGCCCCCGTCTCCTCGTGGACATTATTCGTGATTGCAGGCAGATGCTGTGTTCTTGGCACTGCGAGAATGCCGACTGGTCCCTTGCCTGGGATCATGCCCGCTTGTGCTCCGTGTTTTGCGTCTCAGACATCAATGTGCAGGCAGGTCAAGTACAATACCCGTAGGTGTGTGGTGTTCTGGGTATCTGGCAAGCATACATTTGATGTAATCAATCATATTGGCTGTGTGCTCCCATCACCTAAATATGTACTTGCAACAGCTCTATTGGAGCTGGGCATTGGCCCTTTGTACAGTACCGCTCCGCTCCGCACCATGTGCCCTGACAACAGCACAGCAAACAGCAGACAAGTGCAAAAAGCCCCCCACTGCATGTACCTAACCGCTACGACTCACCACCTGAAAACCCCGAGTCGCACAGCGCGTGGCACCCCCTTCCACCCCCCGTCAGTCGCGGGACATGGCCGCTGAGGGGCCTTTTGTCAACGGGCAAGTACCTGCTGTACCCGTCGTCTCCTGCCAGGCTAAGCCTAATGGGCCTCTCCCACGTCGGCGGACGAGCAAAGCTCtcgctagcagcagcgctcaGAGTGGAAGGATCTAAgcagctagcagcagcgctacAGGTTCGGCGAGGTCAGGCCGGGGCCAGGGTAGGCTGCGTCGGTACCTGTACCTGCACCCGTACCTGTACTCGTGCCTGTGCTCGTGCCTGTACTCGCGCCTTGTACAGTGCCAGCCCGCATGGCTGAGTGGCCGCCTGTAGGGGCTGGTTGCCCTCTGTAGCATAGCGCAGCATAGCGTAGCGCCCAGCCTAGCCCAGCAGGCGCCGCAGCACGGCACCGCACAGCACGGCACCGCACGCTTGGGGGAGAAGCTCGCTGAGCGCCCGGTGGGATGCCGCCGCCATTATTTAACATTCCCCAGTCCCCCAAACacctcccctctctcttccctctcccCTGGTCTTAACACTCCAAATCTTCTCGATTCCAACGTTCGCTCTCCCACATTCGCTTCCCACCTTTCCTCTCGCTCCTAGGAAGTCCTCGTTGACTCCTGTCATTCGCTTTTATCGGTGCTCTCGCTTTTTTGATCCTCCCCACAACCGCCACTTCCGCCGCAACTTTTTTATCCGCCGACTCCGCCGCCACTATTTTACTTCGAAGTCGCCCGGATCGTCAAACTATAAAGAGAAGATCTTATCTGAATCGATAAATCAAAATCTTTCTTGCACGGAATTCATTTATTCAGCTACGCATTTCGAACTGCGCAACATTCGAAACATACAGACTAGCTGCTAGCCGCGGGTTTCAAGTCCTCGGGGACCGAATTCGAAGTCGCCGTAAATGTCTATCTAAAAGAGCTTCTTTCTTCGCACCACCACAATCGCTTTCCACAATCGCTACTAAATATacaacgaaaaaaaaaccttttaaaaaaatctttacgACCAAAACAATTTTACGTTTAATTCAGAGTTAGGGAGAGAACGACTTTTTTATACGCCATATTCAATCGCTAGTTATTTTTCAAGAGAGAGACGTTAGAGCAAGGATCCAGCAATTAATCGACACTAGCTACTGCACAGCACAGCTAGCTATAGCTTGATAAACCAAGTATTTGGGACGACAGCCAAGTAAACCAGCATCACAATTCTCGCTCGCTTTTCAAGCACAGCCGTTTCCAGCTGTGTTTTCTCTTACGTATGTGACATCTGTTCTGCTATTCTACCCCAACTCGAGCATTTCTTTGATTTCCCACCCTTGGGTACATAAAATCATCTGCTGACCAGTACTTGTTCTTGTAGGTCACCTGTCACTAATCTCAACACTTTTCCATTATCAACAATGGCTGGCCCTGGCGGTGGTCCTCCTCGTCGCAGGTTTGTATCCCTCTTCTCTGTTCGCTTTCTGTGCATCAACTGACCTCGTTCTGAACAGTCACACCAAGTCTCGCAAAGGCTGTGATACGTGGTACGTATTAATACCTGCTGTTGCTTGGACAGCAGCTCTGACGAAACTCCCTCAAACATTGGTCTAACTATGGCTCTACAGCAAGCGTCGCCACATCCGTTGCGATGAGAGCTTCCCTCAATGGTGAGTTTGGCCGATCCTGATTTTAGCTGgatgcctctcttttttgctAACGCCATGCCCCCAGCCGCAACTGCACCAAGCACAAGATCCGCTGCCCGTACAACGACGTGCAGGTCCCTGATGCTGGTCGCTCAACCACGCCGGACAAGCCCGATCTTATGTGGACTCCCGAAATCGAAGCTTGCATTGACGAATGGCGAAGGACCGGCATGTTCCCCTTCCCATCGCTCGGCATTTATCCAGCTCCTATGCCGCACATGTTTTCCGTTGAGGATCTCCGCTTGATTCACCACGTTACCTCGCTGTACGTTCAGCTGCAGGCTTTTGGCGCCAACAATTTCACTCTGTGGACGCGTCACATCCCGACGTAAGTTTTCACAGGAACCATCCTTCCCCTACTTCTCCTTGGGCACCATTACTCCGGCGGCAACCTGCCGTCGCTAGTGGTCCCACACTGTTCAACCAGACACTGACTTGATGTTTCCAGTCTTCTAAAGATCGGAGCCACTACTCCCTATGTAATGCATGCGCTGTTGGCATTTTCCGCCATGCACCTGGCCTTCTTGACCGATTGCCCTCTAGTCGGCAGCATGGCGTTTGAGCATAAGGGTAAAGCCTTGAGCGGTCTACACGCGGCCATTGGCTCATTCTCTCGCGATACATCTGACGCTATTCTTGCGGCATCTCTGGTGCTGTCGTGGCAGGCCACGGATTGGTAAGTGTCACTCTCCTGCGACCTTTGCGTGAGCAATGTATAGCTAACTGGATTTTCCTCAACAGGCGCAGCTGGACCCAGCTTATGCAAGGCACTTCGACGGtacgttttctttttcttttaccaGCACATTTGCATGACACCTTACTGACTTTTCCCGTTAGGTGATTGATGCCATGGAGCCATGGAAGCACGAGTCTGAGTTCACAGACTTCATTGCTGAGAGCAGCACGTTCCCAACTGCTCCTGCTTCTCCGGACCCTGAGCATAAGCCCACTCAGCCGCGAAAGGACGACATTGAGGCCTATCAGCGGACCCTCGAGCAAGTCATCAAGGTGGAAGCTCATCTGAAGCATTACAAGGAAGACACCACTCAGATGCAGCACTTGATCAGCTTTCTCAAGGGTTCTCGCAAGATCAGCCCCACTCTGTCCATTGCCCAACAGTTTGAGCGCCTCCAGCCCCTGAGGACTTGGCTTTTCTGGGTTCCAGTCGGATACCTCCAGTCTCACCAAGCCTCTGCTAACTCTCTGGTTGCTATCGCTCACTTGTACACTGTGGCTTTGTTGATGGAGCGTCTCTTCCCCGAGATTGGTGCAGCCTACTTTGGCAGCCTGTCCATGACCCCCATTGAGGAGATTGCTCGGCGGCTCATGTCTATCAACGTAGCGAGCACTGTCAAGGGCACCTACCAGACCCCGCTTACGCTTATGGAGTTTCCCATTGATACTGTCAGTGAGTTCCGGTCTCGCATGGGCTGGATGAGTCCGCAGAGGACGCCTTCGTTCCCCACGTTCCATCCTCCCAACTTCCATCATCTGGAGGAGGTGCCACCAATGGTCCCTGCAACGGAGTCCTACATGCCATATGGAAACCCGGCTTTCAGCTACAGCGCTGAGGAGATGCCAATGCTCAACAGCCCCGCCGCGCCTGCTCCCCATGGGTCGCTCAGTCCGCTGGTCATTTCGTCTCCCTATCCTCACCAGCAGTATCTGAATGTCCCCTCTCCGTCCTTTGGTGGCGCCTACAGCCCGGCATCATCAACCTTTGAGGCCTCCATCGCATACAGTGATTCGGAAGAGTATGGTGCGTATGACATGCGAAGCTTTCCTCCTGGCCAATCGCCCGTTTTCGAGGATGCGCACTACAGCAGTAGCTACGGCGTCGGGTTCGTTACTCCCCAGCAGCCCGTGTGGATCTAGGCACACACATTCGGCTCTCTAACCCCGGCTCGAGGAAGCACAATCGGAATTGACCGTTTGCCACCCAGGAACTCCAGTACATCAGCGTATCCGCCTCTAGATGGTTCGTCGACAATGGCGCCATCCCATCCGCCActtccatcgccatcgccatacCAGTTCCAGGACCCTCTCGGCATGCTTCCTCTTCCCGAGTCTCCAGTCCAGCTGTCTAGCAAGCCGTATCACCGACATCGCCAAACCGCTTCGGCGTCTTCCGCGCCACACCCTCCATCGCCGCTGTCACGCGCGCCTCTAATTCCGAGTTCTTCGGAGCCgcaaggcaaaggcaagcaGCGAGCGGTTTGATGGAGTAGCACACTTGGTCACCATCAGGTTCCTACACCACTCCGCGACGAGCCTCACCAACCTCCTCCTATGGACAACCAACCCGACGCAGCTGGCATCtgcttccttctcctcctcttctcttgatTTTTAACGCAGACGCAAATGTACAACATTCCTTAAGACGCTCGCTACCATACAACACAACTACGATGAATGGgccttgtttctctctttattgCTCCTGTCAGCCACAGCCTGCTTGAGCCCAACGCCCGACGACACTCCTTTTACAATCTCGAGTTGATCTCGACAGAACAATCCTTTAACGACACGAATAATTACCaactaaatattaatgtaTTATCTAATACGCGACACTCCTTTTTGAAATGATACCCACCAGCTTAATCGACAATCCTTTAGACGAAGATACCCCGGATCCCCCGGATCGCACACACTCCTTTATGAAATTATTACGTTATGACGAACATTAGGTCGACATAGAGTCACTCCTTTATGGGATAAACAAAAATGGTAATTGGGCGAATTGAATATCACACTGCATAGCGACTGTTATTTCTGTGCTGTTACGCACATTTTTATCGGATAGAATATGGCGTTTTCGCGGCGTTCAAATGAACACACGGCGGGAGAGAAGTTTTTGATTGAATTTAGgacttttgttttatttctgGAAAAAAGCAGCAGGCATAAAGTGCCAGTGATGAATTGGGAGCGTGTATGTGACAGATGTGTGTGGATGAATGTTAATAGCTGTTGCAGAGGTGTATGGGCAATGCTGCTGCGAAAATGATTGTGGACAATTCACGTATTGCCTCTAGTGGCAGCCTGAATTTGGATTAATACTATCTTGTTCGAATATGTCTATCTGTGTAACCCATGAACCCCAAATTTGATCCAAGAGAATGTTCCGTACAACTTCTGCATCCATGTGTCTACAGAATCCAATTGGCTAAATTCCAGGTCATGTTCTATACAAGGTACGATGCCTCAGCGAAATCACGATTCGTGGATAATTACTGATACTATTTTTTAGGTTCTTACTTgttctgttttctttcttttcatttctgtCTCACGTTGGTTCCGAAACTAGCCCTGCCTATTTCTAAAACCGATTTTTAAGACGGCGAAAGTAAGGTGACAACACAAATCCGACCTCGAGAGGCCTTGATAGCCTACGCTCTACAGGCCCCAAGGGTACGAAAGGCCTCAAAGTGGGAATTCGGTTACCCTACTTTggactactaggtactactgcTATCGGGTAATCTCTGGGgtctactagtagtattatcGGATCAtctttaaagaagagagTGGGCTGGTCTGGACTAGCTGGTCTATCGGTTGGTTGACTCCCCTTGACTCTGCATTATCTTGCCTTTTGTccagccagcccagcccctGTTACCCCAACCAGACTCTCAGCTTGCTGACTCTAATAGTTCCTTCTGGGAGATTCGTCCCCCATCATACTAAGCGCCCTGTTCTAGATTCTTTTTAACCTGCAGTAGGTCATGGCGGCAAAATAGGGCCCTCCCCTTCTCACATCATGGTACCACACACATCACACATATCCTTGGCGAAGACGAAACGGTGAGGTGGAGAGTGTGGCAACGGCGTGCCCCGTAACGGCCGGAATCTGTTCAAGTATCTGTTTAACCATGCTATTTTTCCAGATTCTTACGGGCCCTGGGCGGATGGACTGGGAGCATGTTGTATATGATACGGAAGCCCAGACTGGAAAACGGGATGGGGGTCAGCAAGGGGCACCTTTGAGAGATAAAAACGGGGAGacaggaagacgaagaacaAAAGATATCAGCTTGACTAGGGATTATTTAGGCGATGGCGGATATCTGCGCCGTTCTAGGTCTAGCCAGTCTACGGGGTGTGGGCTTTTGGACTTGGGGGACGCTTGTGAATACGAGAAATGGGTGGCAGGGGGGGTTGGTTGGTTGTTTATTGGGGTGGCAGGTATCTATTTATGTATATGCTCGTAACTGTAGGTATACATACaaagaggaacaagaaaaCAATTGAGCATAAAAGCGTGCATAGGAGGGGTGGAATCTTTTTTGTGTTTTAGTTCTGTTTTGGGAAAGGGAGTGGGTTcttttggcgatgatggggcTGTAAGTTtattttggtgttttgtattttttttttcttaaagagACAAGCCGTACTTGGAGATAATAGTAGAATAATTTtcttggaattttttttttaattctagTAATTAGGAGAAGCAAATACCTTGAAGAATTTGGACGGGGGcggttttttttcccccagtATGAGACGCCAGATGTTTTGGGGGAGAGGAAGGGCCAACTAAATACGAGGTTTTgcggtctttttttttaggaaGACTGGGCAGGACTATTAGAATAGCTTcgtaaaagagagagaaaggaaatgagagtttttattttttgttaAATTGTCGTATAGAGAGATTATTTTCAAATGTTTTCGTGAAAACGTTTACGAGGTCTTTTTTCATCCTGGCCTTGTTTTTTGAGAGTTCAACTTGTTTACtagggagagaaaggagagcaTAACATGTTGGAGATTTTGCAATACGAAAATttcgaaaaaagaaactagaTTAAGAGATTTAGGCGACGGGGGCAGCTTCTAGAATCACGAATACTATTCCATTCTGAACCCTCCCCTGTTGTTATTATTAGAAGTTGACTTGTGATATTGATTCTTTACAACTCTATTGGAGACTTCAACACCTTTACCCTTGAGATGGGCTATATTAAGGAGTCTTTACAGGAAATCACACTATCTCTACTTTCTCCTCGGGACTATCTGCAAGCAACGTTGTATTCCTAAACCTAGTTTGAGCGTCTTGAGCATGGCGTTTGCTCGCCCCAGGCCGTAAACCTTCGCCTCCTGATCTgcgttgaaaaaaaaaaaaaaggacttgTCATCATGTCGTACCGGACCAATAGGACCACGAAAGGACAACTCATTATTACTCACTTATCCTGCAGCTCCGTTAGTTAGATCCACTGAAACGACGCAAACAACTTccttcctccctcctcctccttcccCCCTTTTAGCAAAAAACCGCACGCACCCACTGGGGGACTTTCCGCTGCCAAAAAGCCAAAACTATCCTCTCGCCTCGATCGAAACATACGTCCCAAACCTTTCTAGTTTACTACTTCGTCTGTAAAGGCACGCAAATTTCATACAAGAACACGAGTCAATCTTGCACTCCTCTCGTCGGGTTCCCTCGTATTCCAGCCGCCCCCGGTGAACGCCGCTGGCTAAAAGGAGGCGGAGtcaaaaaaaggagaacaaaaaaaaaacaggtgCTCCAAGCTGGGTCcaatgagaaaaaagacaaaaacttCCTGCTAACCAGAGTGACGATTTACCGCCCCGACCCGTGCTTTAGCGCTTAGGTTTGTGTATGCcaatcatttttttttgtttctagGTAAAATGAGCCTTTGGAAAGTTTCAAAGATGACATGTAACATGGGGAACTAGATGGGCTATTTTCAGAGACAAGGCTGCTTTGGAGTTGACTAgcaaatgtatttttaggAAATATGATTTGTTTCCATATCAAATGCCGTAAACGAAGGTTTGATCAAGTCTTTAGGTAGTAAACGTGACTGATATGACGATCTTTCAGGTGGTTTGGGAGATTCTGGGTTACCTAGTTGTGTCGGGATATCCCGGCCTAGGAAGATCGTCGATCAAAGCAGGGAATGATGCATTATTCATAACCTTACATGTTTTCCGCTTGAATAAGGCTAGGTAGTATGATGGGAAGCTCTGTGGTTAATGCGAACTTTGGGAACAGTGCACCAAGGCTACATAGTGAGCAACATATACTGACATACCGCACCCCGTATATACCGACAAACTCTGCGTATATGCTGACATACTGTATATATACTTGCATACTACACTACGTATATACTGGCATAATACTAGGACTTAATAGAACATAATTCAATACATCACAATAATGGTCTTTGTAGTATAATTCTAACTTTATTCAAGCTGCCTCCTAACAGCGATATGCAGTCCAGCTAAATGATATACCAATCACCCGCCTCTCCCTTCCTTTCCCTCATGCACCACTACTatctagaaagaaagaataaaagataaaaggcTCATCCGCCATCGCCCCTCTCACCACCACTCCCCCTTCCCTGAGACTTCCCCTCATCTAAATACAAATGCTCTTCTTATATACAGGTATCTAACTCCTCGCTGTGTGGCGAATTAACGGGATATAGTGTAGCCACGGTgatacagcagcaacaaaaactaatataaaagacGTGGTATGTATGCATATAGCAGAAtggataagaaaaaagaaatataaaggataaaaaagcaaatatacTTGCCCCGCGGATAaagcaaaggcaaaaaaaaaagacagtcATCTTAGCTTTGAGATATATCGATAAAGATATGGTTTAGTCAATCATGTGGTAATGACCTCTTGGTGAACCAGTCGAATCACCCAACTGGCTTCGGCTACGCTGGCAAATTGGAAACACCACTTCTTAATATTTCCTCCTGTGGCTCCGTTCGCTGGAACACCACCAATGACGCCATCACCACTCTTGACTTCCTCCCAGACACCGCAGACGATACCTCGACTACCCATAGGCGTGAAGCATCCACTTCCAAGAACAGCATCCAATAGGATAATCGCCTTCTCAGAGCTCTTCTTCGGTATAGTCGTAACCGTGACTCTCTTTTCGAGGCCATGGTCTGCTCGGAGGGCTTGACGCCAACCTGGAGGCGGCCGGCGGATTTGCAGAGTGCAGTTACCATAGTCTTCCCACTTGGCAGACGAGACGAGAAGATGTAGCCGGATGCGAATATTCTCGGCGTCAATATTCACAGGCCCCTCGCCGCTGTGGTCGACGCTCACGGATGGCGATCGAGGCGTTCCGTATCCTGATGAAGAGCCAGATCCGTAGAGGCTATTGTGGCCGCTTCCACCTCGGCCGCCGCGCTTATCAACCGATGATCGCGCAAGATTGAAAGACAGATTTCCAACAAGAGTGAGTTTCTTGAGGAAACTGGACGCAGATAGAGCGGAGGACGGTGTGGTACTGGCCCCATCTTGATTTTGTGAAGGCGCTCTGACCGAGCTGCGGTAGCTATTTTTCCTACCGAACCAGgtacggcggcggctgctcgTGTCTCCATCTTGAGGAGGGGCCGGTC
This window encodes:
- a CDS encoding uncharacterized protein (EggNog:ENOG41); the encoded protein is MAGPGGGPPRRSHTKSRKGCDTCKRRHIRCDESFPQCRNCTKHKIRCPYNDVQVPDAGRSTTPDKPDLMWTPEIEACIDEWRRTGMFPFPSLGIYPAPMPHMFSVEDLRLIHHVTSLYVQLQAFGANNFTLWTRHIPTLLKIGATTPYVMHALLAFSAMHLAFLTDCPLVGSMAFEHKGKALSGLHAAIGSFSRDTSDAILAASLVLSWQATDWRSWTQLMQGTSTVIDAMEPWKHESEFTDFIAESSTFPTAPASPDPEHKPTQPRKDDIEAYQRTLEQVIKVEAHLKHYKEDTTQMQHLISFLKGSRKISPTLSIAQQFERLQPLRTWLFWVPVGYLQSHQASANSLVAIAHLYTVALLMERLFPEIGAAYFGSLSMTPIEEIARRLMSINVASTVKGTYQTPLTLMEFPIDTVSEFRSRMGWMSPQRTPSFPTFHPPNFHHLEEVPPMVPATESYMPYGNPAFSYSAEEMPMLNSPAAPAPHGSLSPLVISSPYPHQQYLNVPSPSFGGAYSPASSTFEASIAYSDSEEYGAYDMRSFPPGQSPVFEDAHYSSSYGVGFVTPQQPVWI